Proteins found in one Lates calcarifer isolate ASB-BC8 linkage group LG8, TLL_Latcal_v3, whole genome shotgun sequence genomic segment:
- the tsc22d3 gene encoding TSC22 domain family protein 3 isoform X2, with translation MSTEMFAKTPMEVAVYQLHNFSISFFSSLLGGDVVSVKLDNSASGASVVAIDNKIEQAMDLVKNHLMYAVREEVEILKEQIKELAEKNNQLERENYLLKNLASPEQLEKFQSRIPTDVLLDNQSAQVTQDQQQQQQQQQQQQQQTCNHSSGSAV, from the exons ATGAGCACGGAGATGTTCGCTAAAACACCAATGGAGGTGGCCGTCTACCAGTTGCATAacttctccatctccttcttctcctcactACTCGGGGGAGACGTTGTATCGGTCAAACTTGACAACAG TGCCTCTGGTGCTAGCGTTGTGGCCATCGACAACAAGATTGAGCAGGCGATG GATCTTGTCAAGAACCACCTGATGTACGCCGTGCGTGAGGAGGTGGAGATCCTCAAAGAGCAGATCAAAGAGCTGGCGGAGAAGAACAACCAGCTCGAGAGGGAGAACTACCTGCTGAAGAACCTGGCCAGTCCAGAGCAGCTGGAGAAGTTCCAGTCTCGCATCCCGACAGATGTGCTCCTGGATAATCAGAGCGCCCAGGTGACCCaggaccagcagcagcagcagcagcagcagcagcagcagcaacagcagaccTGCAACCACAGCTCTGGCTCTGCTGTATAA